Proteins encoded in a region of the Triticum dicoccoides isolate Atlit2015 ecotype Zavitan chromosome 3A, WEW_v2.0, whole genome shotgun sequence genome:
- the LOC119272908 gene encoding F-box protein At5g07610-like, with protein MRDTERSPVSQLSDDLLVEVISRVPYKSTRCCKCVSRRWRDLVSHPDHRKKLPRSTLACIFYQTFRGERCPATLCGYQSVSGNGCTGMDCSLSFLPKCKRVNMYLLDSCNGLLLCLCWNQPSDVNGFGYVVCNPATEKWVALPATTWSSKVRTARLGFDPSVSSHFHVFEFVSTTGVVDVNMQGLDTGKKTVGVYSKTGVWTHGVVWDSPLLISRFPRSIFFNRMLHFSSDNNLVVAIDVEGNHRVIRGPMPYSARGVPNVYLSRGQLYLANESDSELSIWALEDFSSENWTLKHSVSHLQLLGTEYAMFAGNYRVISIHPEHNVVFIVCEQLYMLSGPSLTKLMAYEMDSRELRFIRDLEWGCRTPYLPYVPLLSEPLADGQ; from the coding sequence ATGAGGGACACGGAGAGGAGCCCGGTGTCACAGTTGTCCGACGACCTCCTGGTCGAGGTCATCTCGCGCGTGCCCTACAAATCCACCCGCTGCTGCAAATgtgtctcccggcggtggcgcgacCTCGTCTCCCACCCCGACCACCGCAAGAAGCTGCCCCGGTCGACCCTCGCCTGCATCTTCTACCAAACCTTCAGAGGGGAACGCTGCCCAGCTACGCTTTGTGGTTACCAAAGCGTTTCAGGGAACGGGTGCACTGGCATGGACTGCTCCCTCTCGTTCCTGCCCAAGTGCAAGAGAGTTAACATGTACCTGCTGGACAGCTGCAATGGCCTCCTGCTCTGCCTTTGCTGGAACCAACCTTCTGATGTCAATGGATTTGGTTACGTGGTGTGCAATCCCGCTACTGAGAAATGGGTGGCCCTACCTGCCACCACCTGGTCCAGCAAGGTGCGGACTGCCCGCCTAGGGTTCGACCCCTCTGTCTCCTCCCACTTCCATGTGTTCGAGTTTGTTTCTACTACTGGTGTTGTGGATGTGAATATGCAGGGTCTTGATACAGGCAAGAAAACAGTGGGGGTCTACTCCAAAACTGGAGTTTGGACACATGGAGTTGTCTGGGACAGTCCACTTTTGATATCCCGTTTCCCAAGAAGCATATTTTTCAACAGGATGCTGCATTTTTCTTCAGATAATAATTTGGTTGTAGCAATTGATGTGGAGGGAAATCACAGGGTCATTCGTGGCCCCATGCCATATTCTGCTCGTGGTGTTCCTAATGTTTATCTATCACGGGGACAATTGTATTTGGCAAATGAGAGTGATTCTGAACTCTCAATCTGGGCTCTTGAAGATTTTAGTAGTGAAAACTGGACCCTGAAGCACAGTGTTAGCCACTTACAACTGCTGGGAACAGAGTATGCAATGTTCGCGGGGAACTACAGAGTAATCTCAATCCACCCAGAACACAATGTGGTATTTATTGTATGCGAGCAGTTGTACATGCTGAGTGGCCCATCATTGACGAAACTAATGGCATATGAAATGGATTCCAGGGAGCTGCGTTTTATACGTGATCTTGAATGGGGTTGCAGGACTCCTTATCTTCCTTATGTTCCCTTGCTCTCGGAGCCATTGGCAGATGGGCAATAG